One window of Dermacentor albipictus isolate Rhodes 1998 colony chromosome 9, USDA_Dalb.pri_finalv2, whole genome shotgun sequence genomic DNA carries:
- the LOC135919777 gene encoding zinc finger protein 90 homolog isoform X1, which yields MAEQGNGGHTPPAFAFMDEATAGTSREGGEGALGTSDDYPPYVDEYINDVWEVLNSQTDATDVNDATDSASTNHAPAESSGSAHHFRPSTSHAGVEKVSSTTEDTARLYEDAWRYQGNTQTTAITEETCNVDGVTDNGSTSYLHLGAISSIDNPRLSTSRAGMEDASASFEDGATNATGTGERERQASCVSSRKVSSRRDTSHGQPNKHTGDTAPTFRAQNQSSVKKSSHKCETCGKFLSGALSLTEHYRMHTGERPFKCEICKKSFSHRASFHKHQQVHKGVKPYICQICTKPFRNKEDLKSHLKSHSSDRPFVCDICNRPFKWKTNLRRHRKRAH from the exons ATGGCTGAACAAGGAAATGGAGGACACACGCCTCCCGCGTTTGCCTTCATGGACGAAGCAACCGCTGGTACAAGCCGTGAAGGCGGCGAGGGTGCTTTAGGCACTTCCGACGATTACCCCCC GTATGTTGACGAGTACATCAATGACGTTTGGGAGGTGTTGAACAGCCAGACCGATGCCACTGACGTCAATG ATGCCACTGACAGCGCGAGCACCAATCACGCGCCTGCGGAGTCCTCCGGCAGTGCCCATCACTTCAGGCCCAGTACGAGCCACGCTGGCGTAGAGAAAGTATCGTCCACTACAGAAGACACCGCGAG GCTTTATGAGGACGCCTGGCGTTACCAGGGGAACACGCAAACCACGGCGATTACCGAAGAAACTTGCAACGTGGATG GTGTCACTGACAATGGCAGCACTAGTTACCTGCACCTGGGGGCCATCAGCAGCATCGATAACCCAAGGCTCAGCACAAGCCGTGCTGGCATGGAGGATGCATCAGCCAGTTTTGAAGACGGCGCCAC GAATGCTACTGGAACCGGAGAAAGGGAACGGCAAGCGTCCTGCGTTTCCAGCAGAAAGGTTTCCAGCAGACGGGACACCTCACACGGGCAACCCAACAAACACACGGGTGATACAGCCCCCACTTTCCGAGCACAAAATCAATCATCCGTCAAGAAGTCGAGCCACAAATGCGAGACATGTGGTAAATTTCTAAGCGGAGCTCTTAGTCTAACTGAACATTACCGCATGCATACAGGCGAGAGACCCTTCAAATGCGAAATATGCAAGAAATCATTCTCGCATAGGGCGAGTTTCCATAAACATCAACAGGTTCACAAAGGAGTGAAACCCTATATCTGTCAAATATGTACTAAACCATTCAGAAACAAAGAGGACCTTAAGAGTCATCTCAAATCACATAGTTCCGACAGACCTTTCGTTTGCGACATATGTAACCGCCCCTTTAAGTGGAAAACAAATCTCCGAAGACACCGCAAAAGAGCTCACTAG